The Phaseolus vulgaris cultivar G19833 chromosome 10, P. vulgaris v2.0, whole genome shotgun sequence DNA window GCTTGACTGGGAGTCGGGCAGGCAGGTGGGTCCCGGCCTCGCCCAGTACCGGTACAAGGACAAAGTTGGGAGAATCTATGGACAACCTCAAATACTTTCATTATATTCCCCTGTATTTTGATGCTGATGAGAATAAAAGACCTGATTTGCCTATTCAAATACTCCAGAAGATGCCCAATTTAACAAAACTGAGTATAAACTATTGCAGTTGCCTCGAGTTATTCCAAACTCAAATCCCAGAAATTGTTCATAAAAGGGTGCTTACTGACTTGAAAGCATTGGAACTGAATGAAGTTTCGAAACTCCAGTCCATTGGGTCGGATGACTCACAATGGTTAAACGTGATTTGTGACAGTGAAAAGCTCCaagaattatatattttcaattgTCCTGATTTGAAAACTTTAGTGCATTCTACTCGTTTAGTGTCTTTCAAGTATGTGAAAGAAATGTTCATACAAAGCTGTCAAGAATTGAAGTATTTATTCACATTATCTGCGGTGAATAAGTTAGAGAACCTTGAGCGTATAAAAGTCAGAGACTGTGAATCAATGGAAGCAATAGTTATGAAAGGTGAGGGTGAAATTTCAGAAGAGATCAAACTACAGCAGCTAAAGCGCATAGATCTAAATCTTTTACCAAGCATGGGATGCTTTTATTCCGGCAATGACACTATGCGCTTACCGTCCTTGATGCGATTGAACATAAGGATGTGCCCCAAGATGAAGTTTTTCTCTGAAGGAGAAATAGAGGTGAATTCTTCTTTTAGAGGAATTCAAGCTTCAAACATCTCAAGTGATGAATTGGTCTTATACAATAATCTTAACTCTTCGGTAGAAAAGGTGTTCCTTCAACAGGTAACCACTTCTAATTATGAATCAATTAATTATGACTCTGGTTTGAGTGAATTTAAAGAATCTAAAACAAGAACCATCTTAAATTTATAGAGTTTTTTAAGGTAAACAAAGCAGAGAGCAGGCAATTGATATATCTGATGATAAACCTATTGCAATATTTACAGGAGTTTTTTCAAGCCGTGGACAAGGACTGCTTTTCTGATAATCTTAAGCTACAAGCAGACCTGCGTTGTAAAATTGGTCTGCAAAACAAATGGATGGCCAATTTGAAAACTTTGAAGCTGCAGAACTGCACTCTATCATATGCAATTCCGTCTTCTATTCTTGCTCTTTTAAAGAACTTAAAAGAGTTAGAAGTGCGAGATAGCGACCAAGTAAAGGCAATTTTTGACATGAAAGATATTGATATTACGGCAACAGAATCCCAGTAGAAGATATTGACTTTAAATGGGCTACCAGAACTTACGCGTGTGTGGGAAAAGGACACTCAAAGAATTCTTATCTTTCCCAGTCTACAAGAGGTTGCTGTCAGTGATTGTGCAAAGCTGCAAACTTTATTTCCTGCTTTCCTGGCAAAAAGTCTCAAGGATCTTAAGAAGCTTAAAATAGTTTCCTGTGAAAATTTGCAAGACTTGGTTGGAAAGGAAGAAACAGCATTTGTAACAGAAGAGTTTGTGTTCCCTAAGCTAGAGGATTTGGAACTCAATGACTTGCCCCGGGTCACTTGCCCTAACCCATTCACTCTGGAATTCCCCGCCCTAAAATTTTTATCTGTGTGGAATTGTGATGAGTTAGGGGTATTTCAAAGTGCAGGTGAACCCATGGATGAGGGTACTTCAAGCAGCAAACTTCCTCTTATCCCAGATCCAAAGGTAAGTTAAAGTATCATAGAATCAACTTTTTATGCTTTCATCTTTTATCTAATTCACACACCTTAGATCCCATTTGTTTTTGTCTCTAATTGTTAGGTCATTTCCAACCTGGAGAAACTGACTCTTGATTGGAAACAAATTCGGGCATTACCGGAAGGCCTCACAAATTTAAACAGCATTTCCTTGTGGTTCTTTGGCGCTGATGTGAATGAAATGTCTATGTTGCCCATTGAAATACTCAAGGCACCAAATTTAATAGAAATGCATATAAACAATTGCGAAAGTCTCAAGAATTTCCTTTCTCAAAACCCCAAAAGTGCCGAGGAGAAGATACTGGGACAGTTAACAATATTGAGACTACGCAATGTGTCCACTCCCCAGTTAGAGTACTCCCCAAGCTTAAACATAATCTGTGAGAGGCTCCACAAATTATATGTTTCTAGATGTCCTCATTTGACAACATTAGGAGTACATTCTACTTCTAAAGTGTCTTTCTCTTGTCTGAAAGAAGTGCATATACACAAATGTCCAAACTTGAACGATTTATTTACATCTTCAGCTGCAAAAAAGTTAGTGAACCTTGAGAAGATTGCTGTCAGAGAATGCGAATCAGTAACAGAAATAGTGGCTAAAGAGGGAGATGAAACTTCTGAACCCATTAAATTTGAGCGACTCCACACCATTTATCTATCATCTCTAAGAAGTTTAGAATGTTTTTATCGTGGGAGTGACACTCTGCAATTATCATCTTTGAAAACAGTGACAATATGGAGCTGCCCCAACATGAAGATTTTCTCCCAAGGAATTGAATCCCTTATGGAAATCACGTTATCCATGGACGAGGAAGCAGACGATTTACCTCCTCCACAAGATCTTAACACCAGAATAAAAGGGATCTCACAACGAAAGGTAAAAATTTCAAGTATGTGTTCGGaaagatatttataatttatttgatctTATCATATTTAATGCATATCTACAAGtaatttagaaaatttataaaaaaaaaccttttgtAATTTACAGGAGTTTTTTGAAGCAGTGGACAAGGAGTGTTTTTCTGATAATCTTGAGCTCCAAGAAGATCCGCATTGTAAGTTTGGCCTGCAAAACAAATGGTTGGGCGATTTGGTTACTTTGAAGCTGCAGAACTGCACTCTGCCATGTGCACTTCCATCTGCTATTATTGGTCTTCTAAAGAGCTTAAAAGAGTTGGAAGTACGGGATAGCGCAACAGTAGAGGTACTTTTTTATATGAATGACACTGAGATTACGGAAATAGCATCCCAGTTGAAGATATTGACCTTAAAAGGGCTATCGAAGATGACACATGTttgggaaaagaaaaaaaatggagtTCTCATCTTTCCAAATCTGCAACAGGTCGTTGTTAGCAATTGTGAAAACCTGCAATCTTTATTTCCAGCTTCCCTGGCAAAACATCTTAAAAGTCTCAAGGCACTTGTGATAGAATATTGTGCTGAATTCCAAGAAATTATAGAAAAAGAGGAAGACACAGAAGCAAATTTTGTACTCCCTTGTTTAGAGGAGTTCAAACTTTCTTCCTTGCCACAACTCACTTGCTTTTACCCTCAAACATTTACTTTGGAATGTCCAGCCTTAAATAAATTATCTGTGTCGAACTGTGAGAAATTGGAGTTATTTCAAAGTGCACATTGCATTGGTGAGACTACTTTAGGTGACAGAGAGCCTCTTATCTCAAGTCTAGAGGCAAGTGCACTATAAAGAATCtgcaatctattttttttttgcctaTTACAGTCCTTAATTTCTGTTGAATTTGTTTTTGCTTTAATTGTTAGGCCATTTCAAACCTGTAACGATTGACTCTTGATTGGAAACAAATTCTGGCATTAAGATCAAGGCTTGGGTCTGAAAAATTTACAGGAGTCTTCAAATGTATAAAGAATATGTCCCTGTTATTACATGCTGATCAGAATGAGATACCTATGGTGCTCAATGAAATATTCCATACAGCACCCAACCTAACAGAAATGATGATGGCTATGCCATATTGCAATAATCCGGAGATTTTCCTTGCTCAAAACCCCAAAATTGGTGAGGATGGGATGCTCTTATTACAGCTAAGAATTTTGACACTCATCCAAGTTTCTGCTATCCGGTCCATCCAGTCAGAGAACTCATCATGGTTAAACACAATCTGCGAGAAGGTTCACCAATTATGTGTCATCGAATGCCCTCATGTTGAAACAATAGGAGTGCATTCTACTTCTACAATGTCTTTCTCTTTTCTAAAAAAAGTGCATGCAAACCAATGTTCCAAATTGCAGTATCTATTTACATCTTCAGTCGCCAAAAAGTTAGTGAACCTCGAAGAGATCATAGTCTGCCAATGTAAATCACTGAAAGAAATAGTGGTCAAAGGGGGAGATGAAGATGAGCCCAAAGGAGAAGGTGAAGATAAATATGAAAATGAGATTATATTCAAGAAGCTTGAGGATTTGACTCTTACCTCATTAGACAAATTTGAAGGCTTTTACACCGGGAGTTCCACTTTGAATTTCCCATCCTTGAGAAGTGTGTGGGTTGAAAAACGCTTCAGCACCAAAGTTTTCCGTGGTCGTGATAAAGTGCCTCGAAATTTACGGTGGTTATAGATGAAATCCATTGTGTAGGTGATAAAAAACATTTGATCATGCAATAACTTAGTTTGAAGATATTCCTCATTTAATAACTTTTCTTTGTTTCTGCATTTTACATAAATGAAGAAATATGAAATGTTAAATCAGAAAATAATTTTCCTTAATATGTGTTTGTCATCACTAACCTTGTAAATCATTTGCTTCAGGAAAATGTCAGCTGAAAGAAACTTATTGTCATTGCGTTGGCTTAAGGTACCCctgaaaacttgttttcttcttttcattaaGCACAACAACAGAGAAGAAATGGAATGTTAGTgagtttatttttcttctttcattcaTAATTTTCCATCTTTATAAAACATTATTCTTAACATAATAAATGATGTTTCCATCATTCTTAACATAATAAATGATGACATGATAAGTTATTCTTAAAGATTGAAGGAAAGAAAAGTTCTGATATAAAAATTTGATAAAGCATGGACACTAGTCAGAACTAGAAATATAACACTAATTCAGACTATTAAAATATTGATAGTCAGGTTTTCTCATGCCTTACAAAAACCAGTTTAAAGGCTGTGAATCTTTCACTTCTCAAAGTTGGGATTTCACTTGCTGCACATGAACATATTCGTCTTCTTTTCCTAATAGTTTTAAATTGTTCCACACTCTAACCAtagttcttttaaaaaaattcaagttGCAGGGAATGAAGGCACTCTCTATAGCGACATGGCTACAACTATCAACAAACAGAGGGCTTTTTCTTTCTGTTGCAGTCCAGTGTTGATGAACAAAGTTTCCCTAGATATATAAGGTTGTTTGTGAATAAGTGTTGTTCCTGTATTCATACAGGAGCAGATGCATGTTGCTTTTAAATTATGTGAAGGATGTTTCATATATTTGACCAGATTTGAAGTGTTTTAAATTGAGTTCTTGAAGGATTTTCTCTGAATAAATTTGACATGAGTTTATTTGTAGCGAAAGATACTCCATGGATAAGTTGGAAACTAAGCCTTGCATCCCTACACATGTCGTGTATGGTTGGTTTCTCTGTTATAAGGTGTTTCATGAACAATACCTCAATTATCAACCCTCTCCTATGATAAATGCCTTGTGTCTTAACCTCTTTCTGACTATCTTAGAATTTCTAATATTTCCTTAGCTTTAAACTTTGATCACTTTCATGTTAATCATCTTACTGGTAATTAGACTTTGGATTAGTGCTTTTATCACTAGGAATCTTGTTGACATTTTTTATGTCTATATGTTGTCATAGAAAATTTGAAGATTTAGAAAGAAGATATTTTGGAGAAGTGGAAACTAATTATTCTACTCCAAGTTTCTTCAATTTTTATCATCAACTTTAGGGATTTCAATGGATCCCATGTTTAGGGTTAGATAATGAAGCTAAACTCCATAGATGTTAATGTTCTTAAATTATGTTTCACTTTTATGCATCACACTTTTGTGTGACTTATTTCATCCaaactctcttttggctaatttTCTTATATAGGAAAAATGGTAAGTGTATTTTGAACTGATTTGGAACATCAATAGACAAAAGATTTTTCTTTGCCAATTTTTCTGTTAAATTTTTTGCCAATTTTCctgaaaaataatttgtaaatatAAGACAATTAGTGAGTCAACCTTCATTTTAAGATATAAGCTTCAATAGGTGTGTTGTTTTTGTTCTGggtacaaaaatatatttttcaacacccaataaattaaatatcaagTTAGGATGATCAAAACTATTGTAAACATTaaacatagaaaaaaaatattagcatTGAATGGAAAGacatatatataaacaatatcAATTATATGAGAAATTAGTTTCTTATGACATCTAATCCCAACAAAATGAATTTAGCTCTTCATTATCGTGAAGAgtccaaaaataaataaataaactacaGAGGAAAATGGAGAACTAAGGAGGAGTATGAAGTTCTTCAAGGAAACTCTAACATCCCAAAAATCTCTTCAAAATGCTTTCTTTTCTCAAAAGTAGTCTAAGTTCTTTCACACAGTGTTTGGATCAGGGGTGGCCCTGTAGCGTGGACGGATTATAGGGTGGCCACCCCCATTTGGTTCTGTGAGAGGGGAAGGTGAGGGTGAGAGTGAATGGAAAGGAGGTGGTTTGAGGGTCATCTGAAATatgaagagaaaggagagtgGAAAGTCACGTAGGATTGGTTGAAAGACCATGGTGCCCTTATTCACGTTACACAACAGTAACCTTTTACTTTGCATGGAAGCTAAGCACCACATCTATCTAGCCTTCACACAAAGAGTTGCATTGATATAGGATGCTTGGAGAGGGGTCTTTAGTAAGCATAGAGGTAGGAGAATGAGTTTGGTAGTTCATGTTTGCCCTGAGGTTAcgttttttttcattttagtttcatacataattgattatcatTGCAAAATAACGCactacataattgattatgtagtTAAAAACagttgataatcgattatggtcgTGATATAATCGGTTATCTGAAAACTTTTGgcaagcataatcgattatgagaGCTTTGTTATTTTGACCATAATCTATTATCTGttagcataatcgattatgttagaTTTTGAACTGCAAGAATAGTTGATTATGTCTCTTAAATctttggataatcgattatgtgatttttttaagggaagtgataatcgattatgttcatggttttccagattttttttttttttttgaacatTTTTTCAGGCACACTTTGATTTTCAGGcacaatttatttatgtttaaattgtgtttggatgtttattgtttttggaattgaattttttaaaattatttgaaagtagttatttatgttaattagtttataattttagatGTCAATATTTAAgagaaatttattaattatattagtaaATTAATTATTGTGATAAGTTGTTTATGTAATTGTATATTGGAAGGAAAGAATTTGATgaaatatcaatatttattttgtgtgAGATGAATTGAAATCATAGATAtgaatatgtattttaaaaatattataaaaaaattatagtaattaaaaaagGCAGAAAAAGTTAGAgaagaaatttgaatttttaatgaTATGTGTagatagtttttattttttgaacatttaattatttataaaaaaatagatttatttatttaaagaaaatatttttacagaatggaaatataaatttttaatgtttactgttttttttcttagattttacattaattattaatcttataattaaaaagattataaaaattgttgtagttattaaaaacacaaaaagattagagaagaaatttgaattttgaataatatgtgtagataattttgaatttgaattttaaatttttaatgactttatattatatcactaaaaaaaatgtgtaaaaagtggcggttttaatatAGCGGTTATTGATAACCGCCACAAATTTCAGTATAATACGTCATTTCATTAACCGTCATAATTATCTTTCAAATTATGTCATTTTTAACTGTCATAATTTTCCTTCAGATTTGAAAACTTGCTTTATTCCTTTATTCCTATATTCACATTTTTAACTGATTTAAAAATCCTTCAGTTTTTCacttgaaaaatgatttttttttaaaacttaagaaaatattttttttttaatttcattttgaaaaCCAGAGTGAACCCTAACTCTAACGCTTTCACACTTCTCTCTGCCTCACACTCACACGAACCCTAGTGCATGCTGCCTCACACGAACCCTAGCGCTTGCTGCTTCCACACGAACCGAGCGCTCTCTGCCTCACACAAACCCTAGCGATGTCGGCCTCACACGAACCCTAGCGCTCGCTGCTTCCACACGAACCTAGCGCTCTCTGCCTCACATGAACCCTAGCGCTCGCTGCCTCACACGAACCTAGCGCTCTCTGCCTCACACAAACCCTAGCGCTCTCTGCCTCCATACGAACCCTAGCGCTCTCTGCCTCACAAAACCCTAGCGCTCTCTACCTCACAAAACCCTACTCTCTCTGCCTCTACACGGAACCGATTTGAAGGTAATTAAATGTTCGCGCGTTCTCTTATCAATGCCGACCATCGACTTTGTTTGATGTTTAGGATTTGTCATGTGATTTTATTTGTGTATTTCATTATGTGTTTCATCTTTTTACTAGGTAGCTAAAGAGCAATTGAAGCAAGTTATCACAGAGGCGGCAGGGGAGAAAGAGTTTCTTGACTCGAGTTCTGATTTTCGAGCAATTGAAGCAAGTTATCACAGAGGCAGGTGAGAGAATTCTAAAACTCATTTTGAGTTCTAAGAAAATGCAATATCTTTTTCAAATGCAAAATTAGAGCAGCCTAAAATTCCCAAGGTATAATTCTCTGCTGGTTTTCTCTGCTGGTAACTGGTGTTGTATGATGCACCTTCGACAGTGTGAATTGGGTAAAAGAATCATCATGGAGAAGGTGTTAGGAAAGTTAACTAATAAAGAAACCACTGTTagctttttctattttgatttttcCCATCATATCCATCTCTTTTGAGTTTTCACATGTTGTagaacaatttatttatattaattggAAGATGTTTAGAAAgtcagaaataaaataaaatctaaggTTATTAAGCATACTACAGAAGCATTTGAATGTTCCATGAATAAGGCCCAATAGTTGAGAGAGAAACCTACCAAGACAAGGATTTCGTTTGCTGCAGAAACTGTTTTTCTGTATTAAGCAATGGATCTATGGAAATTATTAAAGAAGTCAAGTCAAGGGATTTTATTAAGTCCTTAATCATGACTAAAAGATTATATAAAAGtgagtttatattttaatttttttagttttctatttaattctcatttctcaaaaatttaaaatcattgtTTTGGAATTATGTCTCTTTCACCTACCACTAGAGGAAAACAATATGCTGagattatttttaagaattcagttttcaCAACTCttttaagaattcagttttcaCTATGATGCCCATAACTGGTCCCTCTTGATGCTTTGGTGATGGTGACTATGCTCTCCTGATTGAGTGATTATTCTGATTTGCTATATTTTGTGTATTTGATTGAGTAGGGTGGTGGTGAAACGTTACTAAGAATTCTCAATTAATTCATTGATAAAATTCACACAGGTTGTAAACATTGTAATATACACTAGTACTTACTGCTCATAACAAATATACTGAATGTACATATAAGGTTTCCTTGAAAAGGTGACGGGTGAAAGAGTCCAATAACAATTGCTTTCAACTTTCTTTTTTATGTCAGTTTATCAGCATCTATCCTTATCTCTTGTTTGGGTTATGATAGAAAGATGAGTACTTTGTTGGCAAAAGCTGTGTTGTTGAATAATGCATATATACCGATGCTTGGTTTATTCCAATCCTTGAGCTATTTTAGATCGAGTTGCGATAGTTATGTGTATTGATAGTTGCATATTGTATATGAACTACCAAGTGTGATGAATGagtgagaaagagagaaaaccCAGAGTGGTAATacaaaattgtgttagaattttGTGCTTGTCACATGTATACTGAAATCACAAATCGAAACCCTATTGACAGGACAATACTGTAGAacaatcactacaaaaaaatcacttttagcgACCACCAAATTCGGTCACTAAAATCACTATAATCGGTCGCTAATCATATCTGCGACCGAAACAGTCACCAAATAAAGATGGAAGCGAAAACCCTGGTCGCAAAGCCGTTAGCGACCGAATTATAAAGTGGTCGCTACTTTGCAACCGAAATTTCGATGGCTAAATCGGTCGCAGAGAATTTGGTCAccaaaatttagaaactaaattagcAACCGAAAATTCGGTTGCTAAATTTTTCGCAGATAAATTTAGTCACCAAAATTCGAAAACCAAATTAGCAACTGAAATTTCGGTGACTAAATCAATCGCAGAAAATTTGGTCACAGAAATTCAAAATCCAAATTAGCTACCCAAATTTCGGTGGCTAAATCGGTGACTGAATTAGAAGGTGATAGTGACCACCATTTTCGGTCgctaaaaaaaaatcttttggtGACTATTTCGGTGACTAAATAGAGACTTCTACAGCGACGGATTTGATTTCGGTGgctattttatttgtattattaatacctatttaaaatggtattttgaccattttataaaaaaattcagacCTGCTTATAAAGATACTCAAAATTCAATCAAGCTAAATTGTAATGAACTTCAAATACATAGTTTAAGAAGAAGTTGTGCTCAAATTAAAGGTAAATCATACTACACAACTAAAACTGTTGAAAACTAGTTAAAAGAGTCAAATCTATGATATAATTCAACATATAACTAATCTTCTTCTGAACTGTCATCTCTACTCTGGTCTCCTTTATGATGTCCACTGGTAGTAGGATCTGAAGAGCCTGATGCGGGATTATTCATTTGAATGTGTTGTAGGATGAGTTGCATCTTCTCATCTTGTTTGCGCATGCGTTCACTTTGCTCTTCATGAGTTTTCATCAATAGCTCCATCTTTTCTTCAA harbors:
- the LOC137817968 gene encoding uncharacterized protein; its protein translation is MDNLKYFHYIPLYFDADENKRPDLPIQILQKMPNLTKLSINYCSCLELFQTQIPEIVHKRVLTDLKALELNEVSKLQSIGSDDSQWLNVICDSEKLQELYIFNCPDLKTLVHSTRLVSFKYVKEMFIQSCQELKYLFTLSAVNKLENLERIKVRDCESMEAIVMKGEGEISEEIKLQQLKRIDLNLLPSMGCFYSGNDTMRLPSLMRLNIRMCPKMKFFSEGEIEVNSSFRGIQASNISSDELVLYNNLNSSVEKVFLQQEFFQAVDKDCFSDNLKLQADLRCKIGLQNKWMANLKTLKLQNCTLSYAIPSSILALLKNLKELEVRDSDQVKAIFDMKDIDITATESHLQEVAVSDCAKLQTLFPAFLAKSLKDLKKLKIVSCENLQDLVGKEETAFVTEEFVFPKLEDLELNDLPRVTCPNPFTLEFPALKFLSVWNCDELGVFQSAGEPMDEGTSSSKLPLIPDPKVISNLEKLTLDWKQIRALPEGLTNLNSISLWFFGADVNEMSMLPIEILKAPNLIEMHINNCESLKNFLSQNPKSAEEKILGQLTILRLRNVSTPQLDCKKVSEP